A segment of the Leptolyngbya sp. FACHB-261 genome:
GACCCGTAAGTTGGCGTTGAATTTCCTGCACAATGACATGAGCTCGACCGCAGTTAGGAGACTGATAATCTCCATACTCCACTAAGGTTACAACAGCCTCCTTCGAGCCTTGTCTGTGGTCACGCTCCCCTACTGGAAGAATCAGTCTATCCATATCTACCGCTTGACTCATGAGTTTCTCAGAGGCGTGTCTTGCGAATGGATGGGCGTTTCTACTTGAGGTCCATGAACAAGAGTATCGAGCTTGTAGGCTTTAACCACACTGCTCCTCAGTCATGAGTTTCAGCAGTCCCAGAACTTAGGGAAGTTGTTAGCTCTAGAGACAGGAAAAATCCTTATCCTTTGGCTAGGTCACATTGAGCCAAGTCATGCCTATCTAGATTGTGTTGGTCAAATATGTGTTGACCAAATGCATGTTGGCCAAACATGTGTTGGCCCAAGTTATGTTGGCCTAGCTTTGTGTTTGCCTGGACCGAACCTATGGGCCGAACATAGCCTAGTTAGCTGGCAACCTTTCTAGCCAGGATATCGTAACTAGGCTTCCCCAAACTTACCCTAGACGCGCAAGGCCTCGTTTGAGTGCTACTACCACGGCTTGTGTCCGGTCGCTGACTCCCAGTTTGACCAAAATATTGTTGATATGAAACTTGACTGTGCCACTGGTAATTGCCAGAGCAGTAGCGATTTCCTGGCTGCTTTTACCGGCCACCAAGTGCTGGAGCACTTCTAGCTCCCGCTCTGTAAGTTCTAGGCCACCAATCCGTTCGGTCAGCTTGACTGCTACGGTTGAGGCAATGTGCTTTTGCCCACTATGCACAGCACGAATGGCATCAAATAGTTCTTGGCAAGGGGCATCTTTAAGCAAATAGCCGCGCGCACCCGCCCTCAAACCCCGATAGATGTCCTCGTCCCCGTCATAGGTCGTCAGAACAATGATCCGAGCCTCAGGAAATTCGGCTCGGATCGCAGCAACGGCATCCGCTCCCTCCATGCGTGGCATGCGCAAGTCCATGAGTGTTACGTCTGGTTGATGCTGACGGAATAGAGCAATGGCCTCCTGCCCGTCTCCGGCCTGAGCAATGATTGTCATATCAGCTTCGCGCTCCAACAGCGCGGATAGACCCTCGCGCACGGGTGGATGATCATCCACAATCAGAATCCGAATGGCGCTGGCACTACTCATGACCTTCCCCTGCTCCTGCTGTACCTAGACCGCAACCACCACCACCACTTGCGTTCCCTCTCCTGGCGAACTGACGATAGTCAAACCTCCGCTGATTCGCTCGGCCCGCTCCTGCATACTGATCAACCCAAAGGAATCACGCTCTCTGGGCAGTGAGAGATCCAACCCCTTACCATTGTCTCGAACACAAAGACGGACTTCGTGGCCGCTAAAGCTCAACTCCAAATCGAGTCTGGTGGCTTCAGCATGTTTGAGAACATTGGTCGTAGCCTCTTGAGCGATGCGCAACAGCTCGCTTTCCAAATCAGGGGGCAAGGGACGCGGGGTGCCCTGAACTTGAAACTCAGCGCTGATTTGTGTACCTGCGGTTTTCTGGTGAAGATAGCGTTGAAGCGCATCGGTGAGATTATGGTCCTCTAGCCCTCCTGGCCTTAGGGCGCGGACTGAGCGGCGGGCTTCAGCCAAGCCAGCACGGGCAAACTTGCTAGCCCGAACAATATGAGTCTGGGCTGCCTGAGGCTGCTCCTGCACGATCCGATTGGCGGCCTCCAGTTGCAGAATGATGCTGGTTAGGGCTTGGGCTAGGGTGTCGTGGATCTCACGCGCCATGCGGTTGCGTTCTTCTTGCAGCGTTGCTTGCTGGGCTGCCTGTTTTGCCCTATCAGCCAGCCGCGTCAATTGAATCGCTAGAGCTGCTTGGTGGGCCAATGCATAGATCAGTTCCAGTTCTTCAGGCTTGAGCGCTGTCTTCTGCTCAAAAGCGAGGCCAAGCATACCAACCGGCTGCTCGCCAGCCATCAGAGCCAGAGCCGCTGCCTCATCATCCCCCACGCGACGATGCCACTCCAGCGTGCCAGGCCAGGCCGGGCCGTCAAAATCGTGGACATTGACCTGGTAGATCTGTCGGGTCTGGCACATGGCACTGAAGGCAGGGGTAATATCTGCCGAAAATGGGGATTGGAACAAGCCCGGCTCGTCCGCAACTGCGCCTAAATGAACCCGTCCAGCATTCACCGATAGATGCAGTTCGAGCGTATTGGCAGTGGCATTGAAGAGAAAGACATAACCTCGGCTGGCTCCAGCTTGCTGCGTGATTTCGAGCAGGACGTGACCGAGGAACGAATCCAAATCGGAGTCCTCTGCCAACTGATTCAAACTGCGCTTGAGGGCTTCGTTTGCTTTTGCCAGTTCTGCTGAACGTTCTTCAGCGGCTCTGGCACGTTCTTCAATGAGTCGCTCAACTAACTGTTTGCGGTGTAAAGCAGCCCCAATACTGTCGGCAGCAGCCGTGAGCACATCGATTTCTTGCTGAGTCCAATGGCGAGGGTTTACACAGTCATCAAAGCCAACACAACCGAGATAATGTCCTTCAATAAAGATAGGAACCACGCCAGTCGATTTAATTTCAAGCAACTCAAATTGGGCTCGGGTCACCTCTGGCAAGTCATCCACAACTCGCCAGATGGAGCGACCGGCATAAAGGGGCTGGATCAAGACCTGAAACTTCTCGTTGTCCATCACCGACATACCGACGGAGGCATGAGCGGAGCAACCTTCTGCAACCCATTCATAGGCGACACAATGTTGTCGTTTTTGGCTGAACGGATCTTGTCGTTCAAGGATCAGTGACACACGACTGATGTTGGCAACTTCTCCAACTGCCCGGAGAGCTGCTGGAATGGCTGTGTCCACATCCTCCGTTTCCAGCAGGTCTTTGGTAATTTGAGCCACAACAGAAAGTAGACAATCCCGTTGCTGCAAAGCCTCATTGGCTTTTGTCAGTTCTGCCGCCCGTTCTTGGGCCGCTTTTTCTTGCTCCCGAGCAATTGCGGCTTGTTTAGCCCGCTCAGAAAGACGGGCCAACTGTAAGGCCAAGGCCAATTGTTTGGCTAGTGCCTCGGCTAAAACAATCTCGCTCGCTGTGTAGGGTGACGTTGCCTTACGGCAGATCACCAGGGCCCCTTCGGCAACTCCATCTACAACCAGAGGGATGTTCAGTTCAGCTTCCCAGCCATGTTCGCGTTTAAACTCATCAAAGGCTGAAACTGAAGTTCCTTGCTCGTGATCTACAATGCTGGCTCGGTTGCGCTCTCGAATTGCACTTCCCAAATAGTCTGAAGGCACTTCAACCCCAGCAGCCAGTTTTCGGATCAGCGCAAACTTATCAGGATCGATGGCCTCTAACTCGTGAGGCAGGAAGACCCGACCATCAAGACACCAATAGCGCAGGAAAATCCAGTTGCCACCAGGCTGGTCGTAGAAGGCACAGCTTTGCCCACCAAAGCAGCGTGCCACCACCTTCAGAACCGGCGGCACAAACTCGTCAAGGTCATCAACAACGGCAAGAGCGTCGATAGTAGATTGCAAGGCATCATTTGCCTTCGCCAGTTCTGCGGCACGTTCTTGAGCGGCTTTTTCCCGTTCTAATAAGACTTGATGCTCGGCTTCTTCCCGAGCCTGCTGGATCCGTTTGCGTTGGATGGCGCTGCCAATGCAATCTGCCGCGATTTTTAATACGGCAAATTCAGACGGATTTCGCCGTTTTGCCTCACGGCAGTCGTCAAAGCCAACGACTCCCCAAAACTTGGTTTCTACAAAAATAGGAACAACGTGAAGTGATTTTATCCCAACTGCGGCTTGCACACTGCGAAATGGCTCGGGCATTTCTTCAAGCAAACAGCTGAAGCTCTGTCCCTGACAAAAAAGTTCGTACCATTCTTCAATTCCTTCGTAGCTCCCTTGGGCTGCCTCAGGGTGAGTAATTTGGCGTATGGTATGAGCGGAATCCCATTCGTACAAAATCCTCCACCATATTGAGGATGGATCAGATGGATGAGCAAAATTCTCGATCACTGCGACGCGATCGGTATCCAAGCTTTCCCCAATGATGCGTAGCGCAGTGTTAACTGCATCATCAAAGTTTTCTACCGTTAATAACGCATCCGCAGCTGTCGCTGTCGCCTCTAAGAGCCGATCGCGCTGTCTCAATTCTTCATTCGCTTTTGCCAGTTTCGCGGCCTGTTCTTGAGCTGCCTTTTCCTGTTCTCGGGCAATGGCAGCTTGCTTGGCTTCCTCTGCTAGTCGGGTGAGCTGAATAGCTAACGCAACTTGGTTCGACAAGGCAATGACCAGTTCGCATTCTTCCTGCGAAAAGACTCGTTGCTCACGAAAGCCTAGCCCCAAGAAGCCAACACTGCAATCGCCTGCCTTGAGCACCAGCGCGGCTACTTGTTTGCGTCCCTCCCGCAGATGCCACTCAACGCAATCTGGCCACATGGTTGCTTGTAATTCAGGATCCATGGTGACCATATCGAGAGTTAAGAAGAGGTTTTGCTCCTCCATCAGACGAAAGGCAGGCGTGATATCTACCGAGAAGGCAGCAGAAAAAATTTCAGGCTCAGTGGGTGTGCCCTGCTCGCTCAACTCCCCGTCAATGACCCGAGCAATTAGCTCCAACATCCGGTCCGGGTGCAGCACATATAGGTAAGCAAGATCAGCTTGTAGGGTAGCTGCAATTTCAAGCAGGACTTGCTTCAAGAAGCGGCTCAAATCCCCCTCGTGGGTGAGCCAGGAGAGGCTACGACGTAGGGTTGCATTAGCTCTCGCTAATTCACTGACCCGTTGTTGAGCGGCTTTTTCCTGCTCTCGAGCAATGGCAGCTTGCTTGGCCTCTTCTGCTAGCCGGGTGAGTTGCACCGCTAAGCTCGCTTGATGGACTAATGCCTGAGCCAGCTCAATTTGTTGGGCAGTAACTTGGTGCTCACGGGGAAGGCGAATAATCAACGCGCCGATACAAGTATCCCCCAACACCATAGGAACGTTGATTTCTTTGTACAAACCAACTGCTGCGATCCACTCGCAGTGTTTTGTAAAGGAATTCGTGCTGTGATCTTCGTAAATTAGACATTCCTTGCGCTGTTGCAGGGATTCAACTCCCATTAGCTCAGGCGGCACTCTGAAGCCCGTCAAGCCTGGATGGGTTGGGAAAACCTGGGATATTTCTTCACGGTCAAGGGTTTGCCCCTGCCGACTCATCAGACCAATGTGGGCGATGTCTCCCTCTGGGTGATACCAGTATTCAGTGATAGGGGCTTGGAATTGGTTGGCAATCACCCCCAGGACATGCCCCAAAAACTTGTCTAAATCCGGTTCCTTCGCCAGCACATCCAGCGACTGCTTGAGTGCATCCTTAGCTTTGGTTAACTCTGCTGTGCGCTCTTGCTCAGCCTGCAGGAGAGCTTGTTGAGTTCGGCGCAGTTCAGTGACATCGATCTGTGCGCCCCAGACATCAACAACATAGCCATCCTTGATGTTAGCGACAATGTTATTTAAGAAGTAGCGTTGCTGCCCTTGGGCATCAATTTCTTCCGTTTCTACATTGCGAACACGATAGTTATTTTCCAGAACAGTTCGAATAAACTTCCTGTTCTTTTCTGAGTCCTCCACATGAAAATCGGCGATTTCCAGGCCGGTTAAATCTTCAGGATTCTCAACCCCGTACATTGCAGCAAAAGCAGAATTAACTTCCTCAAGACGAAGATTTTGACAGAACAACTTAAATTGTTCTTCGATTGGCAAGTTGACTGGGAATGGCGGATCCAATTTTGCGTAATGGAATCCTTCGCTACTTAATTCGAACAGGGTCCGATAGCGCTCTTCCGATTCAGCGAGCTGATCAAGGGCTTGTGGGAGATGAGTATTGACCTGCTCTAATTCAGCCGCACGATCCTGGGCCGCTTTTTCCTGCACTTTAATCAGGGCAGTCTGCTTTGCTTCCTCCGCTAACCGAGTAAGCTCTAGTGCTAGCGTGGCTTGATGAGCTAGTGCTTGAACCAGTTCTATCTTCTCCGGGTTCGGCTCTAGCCATTCTCTAAAACACGGAGCCATAAACCCAATTACCTGACCACCTACTACAAGCGGCACAGCAACCACTGTTTCGTGCCCCATTTCTCGATGAAACGAGGGCGCTTGCGGAAAGCTATTGGGATCAGTCGCAGCCATCTCATGTGTCACAATCCAACCGGATTGAATTGCATTCCAACTTGGGCTAAGGTCTGCCGGTATGACTTCCCGAAAGGTTTCTAAACGTGGATCAGTGGCGATATCTACGATCTGACCATGCAGATAAATAGCTTTCATCGAAAGCGTATGGGTTGCTTTGTCATACGAGAACAAAGCATTAGAACAGGCTCCAATTTGCTCTGCGGCTTCGGTTAGCACATGTCCTAGAAATGCCTGCAATTCCGGCTGTTCGGAAAGCTTGCCAACCGCACGTTTCAAGACATTATTGGCTTTTGCCAGTTCCGCTGCCCGTTCTTGAGCCGCTCGTTCTCGTTTCTTGAGGATGGCAGCTTGCTTAGCTTCCTCCGCAAGCCGAGTTAACTGGATAGCTAGGGTAGCCTGCTGCGCTAGAGATTGAAACAGTTCCATCTGCTGCTCGGCCACCTGTTCCTGTTCTCGGAACGCCAGACCGATATGACCGATAGGTTGCTCGTTGAGCCGTAGGGCGAAGGCAACAATGCTCTGGTGTCCCTGCTCTTGGTGGAAGGCTAGTGTGCCAGGCCAGAATAGATGTGCTTCCTCAACCAGATTGAAGAACCTGGGTTGTCGCGACTGCAGCAAGATCTCAAAGAATGGGCTAGCGTCCACCGAGACTTCTGGGGGAAAGGGTTGAATTTCGAGCCGCCCTTCCAAAACCGTAGCCACTGTCGAGAGAGTGTTACGCTCCGGCTGCAAGACGGTGAAATGTCCAGCGGCGGCACCCAGTTGCTGAGCTGCCTCTAGAATCACATACCCCAGAAATGCCTTGAGATCCGATTCATGCGCCAACCTGTCGCCTGTTCGGCGGAGCGCTTCATTGGCCTTGGCAAACTGACGCTCCTGAACCTGAGCCGCTTTTACCTGCCCCCGTAGTGACTGCTCAATCTGCTGCTGTTGGGCAAGCGCTGCCCGCAATGTCTCAATTTCAGCCTGGGCACAGCGTAGTTCTGTTGTTATCCGGTCGCCTGAGTCAGACTCCGTTGACATTGCCTGATTAGCATTGGTTGCTTGTGCTTCAGGCATGATCGGCCTCCCGCAGGGCGTTAATTTCTGGAGTGTAGCCAGTCCTCCCTAACAGAAACGTTATCAGAGCTTAAGTCTAAAGTGTGTAGTTCCTTGCTACTATTCATGTCCTGGATCAACATTAACAACAGGTTAATTGATCCAAATCAAGATTCGAAGTTCTTCACTCAAAAATTAGCAGAATCAGTCATTCTGTCAGAAAACACTCACAGCCTAGCGTAAGAATCATGAAGGAATTTCAGGACCAAAATAAAGAAGCTTAAGTTGAACTTGAACAGGCTTATCAAGAATAAATGCAAGGTATTGCTACACGGGGACGGCTAGCTATTCCCTCAGCAGTGAAATAGCTAATCTGACCAGGCTGCTTGCCTAATACACCACTGACAAAACCCATTTGCGCTTAAGAATCTCATAACAGCGGTGAAAATTTCGTCAATACTAATCGATGCCCCAACCCTATGGCGAGGGCATCGATTAGGCGAGAAAACCAGCTGGCTGCTTTGAATGACTGCTTTAAATTGCTGCTTGGAATTGCTACTTTGAACTAGGGATTCTCATGCAAAAATGCATCGATTTGCCGCAGCTCGTCTTCATTCAGGCGGAATTGAGCGGCGCCAATGATACCCTCAACTTGTTTGGCATTCCGCCCCCCTACAATTGCAGCGGTCACTGCTGGATGGCGTAAGGTCCAGGCAATTGCAACTTCTCCTGGTGAGCGCTCATGCGATTGTCCGATTTGCCGCAGCAGCTCAACAAGCTTTAGGTTACGAGACAGGCGCGGCTCTTGAAATTCAGAACTGCCTTTGCGCCAATCGCCTTCCGCAAGATTGGCAACTCGTTCGGGTGTCATTGTGCCTGTGAGTAATCCGGATTGCATCGGGGAATAAACAATCACCCCAATGTTGTTCTCTTGACAATAGGGTAAAATTTCTTGCTCTATTTCGGGTTTAACTAGCGAGTAGGGTGGTTGTAGAGAGGTAACCGGAGCAATAGCTTGAGCGCGGCGCAATTGCTCGACGCTAAAATTTGAAACCCCAATGTGGCGGACTTTGCCTTCTTCCTTAAACTTTGCGAGTGTGCTCCAGCCTTCTTCAATTTCTGAGTCGGGGTTAGGCCAGTGAATTTGGTACAAGTCGATCGCCTCAACCTGAAGCCGTCGGAGACTCGCTTCCAATTCTCGTCGTATAGAATCTGTTTTCAAACTGCGACCAATTTCACGCTTCTCGTCCCAAATCATCGAGCATTTTGTGAAAATATAGGGACGCTGTGAGCGTTCTTTGAGCGCCTTCCCCACAATTTCCTCAGAATGTCCCAGTCCGTAGATGGCTGCTGTATCAATCCAGTTGACCCCCAGATCCAAAGCTCGCTGGATCGCAGTGATCGAGTCTTGATCTTCCTGCGGTCCCCAGCCGAATGCCCAATCGCCACCACCAATGGCCCAAGCTCCGTAGCCAATTGACGTAATTTGAAGGTCAGAGTTTCCTAACAGTTTTGTTTGCATTGTAATTTGTCTTTGGTTTGGCATTTGGAAGAGAGTCAGTGCTTATATTAAGCTCAATCTTGAGCACCGATGACCTGTAAGCCATGACCTCAAACCCATTCGCCAAGAATCGCAACGCTAAGCACTCCAGCTATAACCGTAAGCGCAGCTTAATAAACTATCAAGCAGACCAATCAAGTGCGTGCCATTACACCTGAAGCGCGAAGGTCGGGGATCTTTAATTCACATTTCTTCAGTCGATGCTAGACGAGCCTTTCCCTATCACAGTACCTATGCTTCCTCCAAGCACGCAATCGACGGGTTTCTAGAAGTTCTACGGCTTGAGTTGCTGCATGAGAAGCGGCCAATCAACGTCACCAATGTGATGCCTGCCTCAATTAACACGCCTCTGTTTAGCAAATCCCGTACCAAAATTGGGGTTAAGCCCCAGGGCTTGCCGCCATTTTATGAACCTGAGTCTGTTGCAGAGGCCATTCTCTACGTAGCAGAGCATCCAAAGCGCGAAATTGTGGTTGGTGGCGCGGGTAAGGCTTTTCTGCTCGGCCAGAAGCTCTCCCCCAGGCTTATCGATTCGCTCTTGCTGCTCCTCGGCTTTAAGTTGCAAAAGACCAAAGAGCCCAAGTCTGAGTCTGATCCAGATAATCTGTTCGAACCTATCTCCAGCGAGGACCGGGTAAAAGGAGATTTCACCAACCAGGCACGGCAAAGCTACTCTACCTGGTTGCAAACCCATCCCACCGCAAAGTGGGCGCAATTGCCGCCTTTGGGATCGCAGCTCTGGCGTTGCTTGTATCACCAGGCAGCCTTTAGAGGTGATGGCCCAGCACAGGGATGGCTCGCTTGACTGCTCCTGTCTACCAGAATGAGCAGCAGCGTCTCCCAAAATAGGTTCTGGTGACCAGGCAACAAGTTTTAGTTGCTTATTGATAGGGCTTAAGAGGCAGTTCAACCTGGAAGGTTGAGCCTTTGCCGACTGTACTCGTCACATGAATTTGTCCACCATGTGCTTGAACAATCTGGCGAACAATTGCTAACCCTAACCCAAAGCCACCGCTCCCCTGCGAACGCTCGGTGTCTACCTGGTAGAAGCGATTGAAGATATAGGGTAAGTCTGCTTCTGGAATCCCGATTCCCGTGTCGACCACCTGAATAATTGCCCATCCAGGCTGGGCAATTAGTCGCAACAGTACAGTTCCGCTGCCAGAAGTGTATTTACAGGCGTTGTCGAGTAAGTTTTCGACTACTTGCCTTAGCAAATCAGGATCAGCCCACAACTCAACTTGTCGCTCGGGTTGTTCGTAATTCAGTTTGATATTTTGAGATTTTGCTATTGTGGCAAACTGGCTTGCTAAATTTTTCAGTAGAGCGTTGAGACTGAGTAATTTTAGCGATTCAGGTGCAAGCCGTCCCTGATGGCGAGCTAACAAGAGCAAATTGTTAACCAAAACTCCCATAGACTTAGCGCTATCCACAATATTTCCCAAGGGGTGGTGGTAGCGCGAGTCATCGGCTGCGATGAATAAACCAAGCTGGGCATTGGTGAGGATAGCAGAGAGGGGCGATCGCAATTCATGGGAGGCGTCTGCTGTAAACTGTTGAAGCTGTTGATAAGCTTGTCGAATAGGCTGCATTGCAAGTCCACTGAGAAACCAACCTGTGAGTCCAATCAGGCCCAGCGTGATCGGAACAGCAAAAGTTAGCACAAGCTGAAACTGAGTGAGATTGTTTTGGGTTTCGATCAGTGGCGTCGCAACCTGAAGATAGCCAAGCACACCAGTTCTGCCTGCAACAGGTAATGTAGCTTGGCGCAGCCAGATCCCTGTTCCCAAAACTGGATCTGTTGATTGAATCGTGAGATAACCAAAGGAGGTATTTAACTGCTCTGGAGGAGAAGCCCCAAAAAAACGGACGAGCCGCCCTTCTACGTTATACCAGCGCACATAGATCAGATCTTCTGCAAGAGGATGAGATCCGCTACCCAACAAGGGAACATTACTCAGATCGACCTGGCTCTGGTTTTGGCGAACCTTATAGTTTACACTGGCGGCCATTACTCTAGTTTTGTCATAGAGCAGTCGGTCAATCCCCTTTAATTTGTCTTGCGCCTCAATCTGATAAATCACCCCAGCAAACAGCACAAGGATGCTTCCCATTGAGAGGGTGAACCAACGAGCCAGATTGCGACGACTTTGGTTGAACACGTCTTGCCTTCACAATCACTGTTTTTTGGGGCATTGCTGTTCGGGAGAAATTAGGCGGTAGCCCATACCATAAATGCTCTCAATCCAATTAGCAGCCCCTACAGCCTGCAAGCGTTGGCGAAGTTTGCGAACCAGAACGGTGATTGCATTGCTTTCTGGTTCAGTTCCCCATTCCCACACAGCTTGTTCTATCTGATTGCGCGTCAAAACCTGTCGAGGATGGCGCATGAGATACTCCAACAACTGGAACTCTCGACTGGAAAGGGAAACCACCGTACCCTGCCGTTCTATGGTGAGAGCGTCAAGGTGAAGGTGCAGATCCTCAAGCCGGAGCGTGTCACCTTGCCAAAGGGGCGAGCGCCGGCTTAATGCCCGCACTCGTGCCATGAATTCAACCAAGTCAATAGGTTTCACCAGATAGTCATCTGCACCCGCATCTAGCCCACTCACTTTTTCAGGTGTGGTATCTCTTGCTGTGATCATCAAGACCGGAGCTGTTTTTCCCGCTGATCTATACTGACGGCACAGATTTATGCCGCTGACTCGCGGCAACATCCAGTCCAAAATCAACAAGTCGTATTCTTTTTCCGATAAAAGCCATTGAGCTGTCTCTCCATCTTTTACACCATCTACGCTATGCCCCGCCTGAGACAGCACCGTTTGCAGCGGCATCAGTTGTTTGGGATCATCTTCTACCAGCAAAACTCTCATATCTCTGCTCACCTCCTCTATGGTTTGCAGCTTTAGCATTAGAGTTTGAAAAAGCTGGCGCATCTACTCTAGGCTGTATTCTGGAATAGAGCAGGCTGTACTAAAGTACAGAGGAGATGGTGGGTTCAGAGCAGATGGAAAAATAGTTAATGATTAAGCGTTGGTTGCAAGCATCAGGTGCAGAGTTCTGGTTGCCACTGCCATTTGTAGCGATCATGTTTTGGTCTGGCTCCAATTTCATAATGGCCCAAGAATTGAGCAAACCTCAAATAACAGAGAACAAACTTCAGGCAGATACTCAGTTTGAAGCAACTGTATCTATCAACATATTGCTAATCAATGCGGTTATTAACCGACAGCAAGGAACGACTCAGATTGAGGTAGAAACAGCAGAACCTATCTTAAAGCGGCTGGAGTTAGATCTGCCGATGACCAACACAAGCCAGATAGAGGAAGCGATCGCTCAAGAACTTCACTTATCGCGTCAAGATGTTCGACAGCTAGTTCGCTACGAAGTCATTGAATGAGGTTTTTCTAGAGCCAGTGCTGATACTAATGAGTTACACTGTGGCTGGCAGTAGCTGCGTTGGCTTTGGCGCGGCTTAGGCGACGTAGACCATTCAAATCTAGATAGCTAAACCCAACTTTTGAGAAAAAGGGTAAAACGCAGAATAGTAACGTTTCAATTGTCTGGTTGACCCAATTCAAACCAGAAGGGCCAATTAACCAGACGATCGGATAGCTAACCCATAGTACTGTAAAGTAGGTCGAAAGCCTGTTATAAAGCCTAGACAGCTCTACACCTTGCCCACGGGTTTTGGCCCTCAAAGGTATCCAAATTCCCCAAAGAATGACTAGAAACGCAACGACACCACAGGTGTACCACAGAAACCTGGCTTCACCATTTCCAGATAAATCCGCGATTAATCCTGTTACGACAACTATCGTCTGAGTTGCCATTAAGGCAGCGATTAACGTCCAGTCTTTTGCAATAAAATACATTGCCGTCCAAGACAATGACAGCAATAGCAAAGGGGTTGTGACGATCCAGTCAATGTAACGAGCGTAATGGGTTATTTGACCTGCAATTTCAACTTTACCCTGACCAAGTGCCATCGCCATGTAAGCCAGCCCTGACCAGATGGGAATGAAGGTAGCAACTAAATACTCGGACTTGGGAACGCCACGTGGATTGTTGCCGAGTGACATGAAATAAAACGCGCCAATCATCATTGAAATTACGTAAATCCAATGAAATGCGGTCTGTAAGTCCATAAGCTATCTCCGTTTCTTCTCAATCTTAAATCATAAATGTGATCCAAAAGTGAGTAGTAGGTTCCTACTACTCACTTTTGGATCACACTCCTGAGCAACACTATGAGGATAGTTGTAGGCAACATTGGCTTACGGCAGTTGTATTGCTCTTTTGTTATCGAGTGTGGAGAGAGTCAATGACAGCAACAATGGATAGCCT
Coding sequences within it:
- a CDS encoding SDR family NAD(P)-dependent oxidoreductase — protein: MPLHLKREGRGSLIHISSVDARRAFPYHSTYASSKHAIDGFLEVLRLELLHEKRPINVTNVMPASINTPLFSKSRTKIGVKPQGLPPFYEPESVAEAILYVAEHPKREIVVGGAGKAFLLGQKLSPRLIDSLLLLLGFKLQKTKEPKSESDPDNLFEPISSEDRVKGDFTNQARQSYSTWLQTHPTAKWAQLPPLGSQLWRCLYHQAAFRGDGPAQGWLA
- a CDS encoding response regulator transcription factor — encoded protein: MSSASAIRILIVDDHPPVREGLSALLEREADMTIIAQAGDGQEAIALFRQHQPDVTLMDLRMPRMEGADAVAAIRAEFPEARIIVLTTYDGDEDIYRGLRAGARGYLLKDAPCQELFDAIRAVHSGQKHIASTVAVKLTERIGGLELTERELEVLQHLVAGKSSQEIATALAITSGTVKFHINNILVKLGVSDRTQAVVVALKRGLARLG
- a CDS encoding GAF domain-containing protein; the encoded protein is MPEAQATNANQAMSTESDSGDRITTELRCAQAEIETLRAALAQQQQIEQSLRGQVKAAQVQERQFAKANEALRRTGDRLAHESDLKAFLGYVILEAAQQLGAAAGHFTVLQPERNTLSTVATVLEGRLEIQPFPPEVSVDASPFFEILLQSRQPRFFNLVEEAHLFWPGTLAFHQEQGHQSIVAFALRLNEQPIGHIGLAFREQEQVAEQQMELFQSLAQQATLAIQLTRLAEEAKQAAILKKRERAAQERAAELAKANNVLKRAVGKLSEQPELQAFLGHVLTEAAEQIGACSNALFSYDKATHTLSMKAIYLHGQIVDIATDPRLETFREVIPADLSPSWNAIQSGWIVTHEMAATDPNSFPQAPSFHREMGHETVVAVPLVVGGQVIGFMAPCFREWLEPNPEKIELVQALAHQATLALELTRLAEEAKQTALIKVQEKAAQDRAAELEQVNTHLPQALDQLAESEERYRTLFELSSEGFHYAKLDPPFPVNLPIEEQFKLFCQNLRLEEVNSAFAAMYGVENPEDLTGLEIADFHVEDSEKNRKFIRTVLENNYRVRNVETEEIDAQGQQRYFLNNIVANIKDGYVVDVWGAQIDVTELRRTQQALLQAEQERTAELTKAKDALKQSLDVLAKEPDLDKFLGHVLGVIANQFQAPITEYWYHPEGDIAHIGLMSRQGQTLDREEISQVFPTHPGLTGFRVPPELMGVESLQQRKECLIYEDHSTNSFTKHCEWIAAVGLYKEINVPMVLGDTCIGALIIRLPREHQVTAQQIELAQALVHQASLAVQLTRLAEEAKQAAIAREQEKAAQQRVSELARANATLRRSLSWLTHEGDLSRFLKQVLLEIAATLQADLAYLYVLHPDRMLELIARVIDGELSEQGTPTEPEIFSAAFSVDITPAFRLMEEQNLFLTLDMVTMDPELQATMWPDCVEWHLREGRKQVAALVLKAGDCSVGFLGLGFREQRVFSQEECELVIALSNQVALAIQLTRLAEEAKQAAIAREQEKAAQEQAAKLAKANEELRQRDRLLEATATAADALLTVENFDDAVNTALRIIGESLDTDRVAVIENFAHPSDPSSIWWRILYEWDSAHTIRQITHPEAAQGSYEGIEEWYELFCQGQSFSCLLEEMPEPFRSVQAAVGIKSLHVVPIFVETKFWGVVGFDDCREAKRRNPSEFAVLKIAADCIGSAIQRKRIQQAREEAEHQVLLEREKAAQERAAELAKANDALQSTIDALAVVDDLDEFVPPVLKVVARCFGGQSCAFYDQPGGNWIFLRYWCLDGRVFLPHELEAIDPDKFALIRKLAAGVEVPSDYLGSAIRERNRASIVDHEQGTSVSAFDEFKREHGWEAELNIPLVVDGVAEGALVICRKATSPYTASEIVLAEALAKQLALALQLARLSERAKQAAIAREQEKAAQERAAELTKANEALQQRDCLLSVVAQITKDLLETEDVDTAIPAALRAVGEVANISRVSLILERQDPFSQKRQHCVAYEWVAEGCSAHASVGMSVMDNEKFQVLIQPLYAGRSIWRVVDDLPEVTRAQFELLEIKSTGVVPIFIEGHYLGCVGFDDCVNPRHWTQQEIDVLTAAADSIGAALHRKQLVERLIEERARAAEERSAELAKANEALKRSLNQLAEDSDLDSFLGHVLLEITQQAGASRGYVFLFNATANTLELHLSVNAGRVHLGAVADEPGLFQSPFSADITPAFSAMCQTRQIYQVNVHDFDGPAWPGTLEWHRRVGDDEAAALALMAGEQPVGMLGLAFEQKTALKPEELELIYALAHQAALAIQLTRLADRAKQAAQQATLQEERNRMAREIHDTLAQALTSIILQLEAANRIVQEQPQAAQTHIVRASKFARAGLAEARRSVRALRPGGLEDHNLTDALQRYLHQKTAGTQISAEFQVQGTPRPLPPDLESELLRIAQEATTNVLKHAEATRLDLELSFSGHEVRLCVRDNGKGLDLSLPRERDSFGLISMQERAERISGGLTIVSSPGEGTQVVVVVAV
- a CDS encoding aldo/keto reductase, whose translation is MQTKLLGNSDLQITSIGYGAWAIGGGDWAFGWGPQEDQDSITAIQRALDLGVNWIDTAAIYGLGHSEEIVGKALKERSQRPYIFTKCSMIWDEKREIGRSLKTDSIRRELEASLRRLQVEAIDLYQIHWPNPDSEIEEGWSTLAKFKEEGKVRHIGVSNFSVEQLRRAQAIAPVTSLQPPYSLVKPEIEQEILPYCQENNIGVIVYSPMQSGLLTGTMTPERVANLAEGDWRKGSSEFQEPRLSRNLKLVELLRQIGQSHERSPGEVAIAWTLRHPAVTAAIVGGRNAKQVEGIIGAAQFRLNEDELRQIDAFLHENP